In the Sarcophilus harrisii chromosome 1, mSarHar1.11, whole genome shotgun sequence genome, one interval contains:
- the FBXL18 gene encoding F-box/LRR-repeat protein 18 isoform X7 encodes MSSSGEEMPNEDEPNTIDLMNSINLMEFSDEILLHILSYIPSTDLILNVRRTCRKLATLCLDKSLTHTVLLHRDYQASEDKVKQLVREIGKEIHQLNMAGCYWLSGTTIEHVTRCRNLVKVNLSGCHLTSIRLSKMLSALQHLRSLAIDVNPGFDASQLSSECKATLSRVLELKQTLYTPSYGVVPCCTSLEKLLLYFEILDRTREGAILSGQLMVGQSNVPHYQNLRVFYARLAPGYINQEVVRLYLAVLSDRTPENLHAFLISVPGSFAESGATKNLLDSMARNVSLDALQLPKSWLNGSSLLQNMKFNNPFYFSFSRCTLSGGHLIQRVINGGKDLKSLASLNLSGCIHCLSPDSLFRKAEDDIDSSILETLVMSCCNLKHLNLSAAHHHSSEDLGKHLCQLLAQLQHLRSLSLPVCSIADSAPKADKAPTQIVTNAVPRGFGKKVRIGVQTYPRTMSSESVTQKPSSVFWTLLENVPFLETLELIGSNFSSAMPRNEPAIRNSLPPCSRAQNVGDAEVAAIGQLAFLRNLTLAQLPSILTGSGLISIGLQCQQLQTLSLANLGMMGKVVYMSALSDMLKHCKQLKDLRAKYFQGFLNSCNLGR; translated from the exons GAGATGCcgaatgaagatgaaccaaacaCCATTGACCTAATGAATAGCATAAACCTAATGGAGTTTTCTGATGAGATCCTTTTACACATCCTGAGTTATATCCCCAGCACAGACTTGATTTTGAATGTTAGGAGAACCTGCAGGAAGTTGGCAACGCTTTGTCTTGACAAAAGTCTTACTCATACAGTGCTGCTTCATAGGGATTATCAG GCCAGTGAAGATAAAGTAAAACAACTGGTGAGGGAGATTGGGAAAGAGATTCACCAGCTGAACATGGCAGGCTGCTACTGGCTGTCTGGTACCACAATTGAGCATGTGACGCGCTGCAGGAACCTAGTGAAAGTGAACTTGTCCGGCTGTCATCTTACTTCTATCCGACTCTCTAAGATGCTATCAGCCCTCCAGCATTTGCGCTCTTTGGCCATCGATGTCAACCCGGGGTTTGATGCCAgccagttgagcagtgaatgtaAAGCCACTCTCAGCCGGGTGCTAGAGCTGAAACAGACCCTCTATACGCCATCATATGGGGTGGTACCTTGCTGTACTAGTCTTGAAAAACTGCTGCTTTATTTTGAAATCCTAGATCGCACCCGGGAAGGAGCTATTCTTTCAGGTCAGCTAATGGTAGGCCAAAGTAATGTCCCTCACTACCAGAATCTTCGTGTATTTTATGCCAGATTGGCCCCTGGCTACATCAATCAAGAAGTAGTAAGGCTTTATTTGGCCGTGCTCAGTGACCGAACACCTGAAAACCTTCATGCCTTTCTTATTTCAGTTCCGGGCAGCTTTGCAGAGAGTGGAGCCACTAAAAACCTCCTGGACTCCATGGCTCGCAATGTCTCCTTGGATGCATTGCAGCTTCCCAAATCCTGGCTTAATGGCTCTTCACTCCTTCAAAATATGAAGTTCAACAACCCGTTTTACTTCAGTTTCAGCCGCTGTACTTTGTCTGGAGGACACCTTATTCAGAGAGTAATTAATGGGGGGAAAGACCTCAAAAGCTTAGCCAGCTTGAATCTCAGTGGTTGTATTCATTGTCTGTCTCCAGACTCATTGTTTCGCAAAGCAGAGGATGATATTGATAGCAGCATCCTGGAAACACTGGTTATGTCATGCTGCAATCTGAAACACTTAAATCTATCTGCTGCACACCATCACAGCTCTGAAGATTTGGGGAAGCATTTGTGTCAGCTCTTAGCTCAGCTTCAACACCTACGTTCTTTATCCCTTCCTGTTTGCTCCATTGCAGACTCTGCACCAAAGGCAGATAAAGCACCCACACAGATAGTTACTAATGCAGTGCCCCGAGGATTTGGAAAGAAAGTCCGAATTGGAGTGCAGACATATCCCAGGACCATGTCTTCTGAGTCAGTAACTCAGAAGCCATCTTCTGTTTTCTGGACTCTTCTGGAGAATGTGCCATTTTTGGAAACCCTGGAGTTAATTGggtccaatttttcttctgccaTGCCCCGGAATGAGCCTGCCATTCGAAACTCACTACCCCCTTGCAGCCGTGCACAGAACGTTGGGGATGCTGAGGTGGCTGCCATTGGCCAGCTGGCATTTTTAAGAAATTTGACATTGGCCCAGCTGCCCAGCATTCTTACAGGCTCTGGGCTCATTAGCATTGGGTTGCAGTGCCAGCAACTGCAAACACTATCATTGGCCAATCTGGGTATGATGGGGAAAGTGGTCTACATGTCTGCCCTCTCTGATATGCTAAAGCACTGCAAACAGCTAAAAGATCTCAG